The Haloplanus sp. CK5-1 genome segment GCTCCCCGCGGCGACCCGACTCGCCCTCTACGGCGGGATGATGGTCGCGGGCGCGTTGCTCTGTCTGCTCGCGCTGGTCGCGTACGACCGGCTCCGTCCCCGGGGTCGCGCCGTCGCCCTGATGGTCGCCGGCCTCGCTTTGACGCCGCTCGCGGTCCCCGCTTCCCTCGCACCCACTCCCGGCGTGGCGGGAGACCTCCCACCGGAACTGGCTGCCGGTCTGGTCGGCCTGATCGTCTTCGGACAGGCGCTCCTGTGGCTCTGTCTCGCGGCGACTCACGCACGCCTCCACACCGACCGCTCGCACGCCGACGCCGCGACGAGCGGCGACCCCGTCGCGGCGGACTGACCGTCCTCAGTCCAACACCGATCCGTTCAGGATCGTCGTTCCCCCCAGCGGTACCGCCCGAGAGAGCGTGCCGTGGACGTAACAGCACGCTTCGGCCGCACGTACCAGGCGCCGAACGTCGGCTTCGGGAGCGTCGGTCCGGAGGGTGGTCACGTACTCGATCCCCTCGAAGTCCGCGGGGCGGTCACGGAGGCCGAGTCCGCCCCGGCGGTCGATCTCCCCCTCCACGTCGACCGAGAGCTCGTCGAGTTCGATTCCCAGCCTGATCGCGTTGCGGACGTACTGGGCCTGCAGACAGAAGGCAAAGCCCGCGAGGAAGTACCGCAGGGGTCGCGGCGCCGTCCCCGTTCCCCCGACCTTCGAGACGGGTTCGTCGGCATCGAAGACGAACCCGTCCGCTCGCGCCCGTGCGTGGTAATTTCGAAGGGTTTCGGCCTCGACGCTGGGGTGACCGGGCTTGATCTCACGGGCGTCCCGAAGGCCTTGGATCCGGCGATTCAACCGCTCCTGGAGCGACGTGTCGACGAGCGACATACCGCCGAGAGGTGCGTGGCTCAGTTAGTTCCGACGGCGTGGACGCGGTACGCCCCCCGCTCGACGCCGTCGTCGTGGTAGCGGACGGGTTCCTCGACGGCGACGATCCGGTCGTCCCCGGCTGTGACGGCCGTGACGACGCCCTCCGTGTCAACCCGTCTCACGGGTCCGTCGACCGGATCGACGACCCGGAGGCCGTGGACGCCAGGGTCGCGGACGCGGAACCCCTGTGCGACGGGGACGACGAGTCGGCGTCCAGTGGTCGCGATTTCCGACGCGAACCCGCCGAGCGCCGCGGTGAAGCGGTGGCGTCCGTCCGGTGTGTAGCCGATCGCAGCGGTCGCTCGCCCGTGGCGTGCCTCGGTCTCCCGCCCCTCGACGGGGTAGGTGTTGCCAGTGATGACGACGACGCCGTCCGGCGTCGCGTGGACGTGGTTCGGGTAGGCGTACACCCGGTCGCCGTCGACGGCCGTCGGCGTCGCGGCGTCGACCCGCCAGCGGGTGTCGCCCGACCGCGAGAGTCGGTAGCCCCGGTGGTCGGCGTGGCTTGCGACGGCGATCCCGCCCGGCCACAGCGAGACGTCGCCGACGCGCCGGTCACCCTCGGCCTCGGGGTCCCACCGCAGGTCGACCGCCCCCGTCGTGGCGTCGTGGAACACCAGTCCGTCGTCGTGGTCGCCGGGACAACGGTTGTAGGCGACGGCGACGCGGTCCCCGTCCGTGTCGAGGGCGACCGGCGAGGCGTCGGTCCGGGCGCGCCACTCGACCGTCCCGTCCGGGGCGAACGCGAGGACGACACCCTCGAAGCGTCGCGTCTCGCCCGCGCGTTCGTACCGCCGCGCGGCGACGACGGCCCGATCGCCGGCCGTCACAGCGTCGACGACGAACGGTAGCGAGAAGCGGTCGTCGCTCGTCGGGCGGCCGACGGTCTCTGCGGTCGCCAGCCGCCACCGTACCTCGCCGTCCGCGGCGTCGTGGAGTCGCACCTCGCCGCGCGGACTCCGCTCGCCGACGAGGACGCCGCCGGCGAACGGTGTCAGGGTGACGACGCTCGTCGCGTCCCGGTCGCAGGGGACGTGCCAGCGCCCTTCGAGGGTCGCCGAGTCGAGCGCCAGCAGATCGCCGTCCGCGCTCCCGACGACTGCGAGGTCGGCGACGAGCGTCGTCGCCGACCGCCGGCCACCGTGGCGCGAGCCGGCGGGATCGATCGTCCCCAGGTCGGTCGACGTGTCGCTCACGTCACGCCTCGTCCTCGACCGGGAACGCCTCGTGGAGGAGGTCGTGGGCCTCGCCCAGCCCCGCGAGGACGTCCTCGCCCTGGCCGGTGAGGCGACCGACCGCCCGTTCGGCGTCGCGGACGGCGACCAGTCGCCCTCGGAGGTAGTCGTACTCGTCGTCGTCCGCGTCGGCCGCGGCGATCTCTTCTTCCAACTCTACCAGCGCGGCGTCGAGGTGGCGCTCGATCCCGGCGAGCGTCTCCGCCTCCGCCAGCGCCTCGATCGGGCCGTCCAGGTGGCCCTCCAGTTCCGTCTTCGCGTGCTCGCGCGCGCTTCGGTCCTCGGTGCCGAGGACGTTCATCAGTCCGAGTCGGAGTGCTTCTATCTCGTGGCAGGTCATCGTTACAGGGTTTGGTCTACGAGTTCAGAAACGATTCGGTCGCGATCCAGGTGATCCGAGACGATACGCCCGGCGTCGTTCTCGTCGACGCCGCCGTACCAGACGCCGTCCGGGTAGACGGCGACCATCGGCCCCTCGCCACACCGCCCGAGACAGGACGACCGCGTGATGCGGGCGTCGCAGGCCTCGGAGTCGCGAGCCGTCTGTCGCAGGCGTTCGAGTACCGCCGGCGCGCCGTCGGCCGCGCACGTCTGGTTCGTACAGACCGCGACGTGCTTCTCCGGCGCGTCATGGGCGTGGGGCTCGTCGTCGACGGTCGAGCGGTCGGCGTGGGCGGCCTGGTGGGTGAGCGCCCGCAGCGTCGCGCGAGCGCCGCCGACGTCCTCCTCGTAGCCGTCGAGTTCCACCTTGTACTTGCAGGTGTCACACGACATGTCCACGCTGTCGGTGCGGGCGGCCTGCCAGCGGTCGCCGAGGACGTCCAGCAGTCGCGAGTCGGTGCCCAGCGGATCGCCAGCGGCGGCGTCGACGTAGGGGTAGTCGGCGTCGAACGCCTCGGCCCCGTCGCGGATGCGGCCGGTGAGGACGCCGTCGCCGAGCATGTACGGCAGGACGACACACGCGTCCGGACGGCGCTTGGCGACGTCGTGGAGGCGGTCGTCGAGGCGAGGGTCGGTGACGCCGATGAACGCCGGCTGGACCGTCGAGAACGCCCGTCCCTCCGCGAGCAGTCGCGCCAGTTTCGCAACGTCCGCGTTGGCGTCGGGGTCGCTCGATCCCCGGGCACAGAGCACGACCGCCACGTCGTCGCTCCCGCGGTCGACGCCCAGGTCGGCCTCGACCGCCGCCGCCCGTTCGTCGAGCAGGTCGACGATGGCCGGGTGGATACCCAGGTGCGAGCCGTTGTGGATGGTGAGGTCGGGATGAGTCGTCCGCGCCCGCTTGACCGCAAGCGGCACGTCGTTTTTGACGTGGCTGGCCGCGAACAGGGAGAGGTGGACGACCGTGATCGTCGAGACGGCGGGTGCGAGCCCCGCGATGGCGTCCGTGATCGACGGCTCCGCGAGTTCGAGGAAGCCGGCGTCGACGGGCACGCCGAGGCGTTCCTCCAGCCCTACGGCGAGGGTGCGAACCTGTTCGTTCGATTTCTCGCGGCGCGAGCCGTGGCCGACGAGCAACACCGCCTCGTCGTCGAGGCTTCCCGATACCCCTGCGGGCGTCGTCTCCGCCGAGTCGTCGGTGCGCCCGCTCATGCGTCGATCCGGTCGAGGCTCCGCAGCAGTTTCGCGCGTCGCGACGGCGCGAAGAGTCCGCTCCCCCCGCTGCCCTCGTACAGCCACGGGCCCACGTCCGGGGCGGCGTCGTCCGCGAGGCCGAACCAGTACCCACCCGAGGAGCTCTCCGACACCTCGCCGGTCGGGGCGGCGACCGGTATCGCAGACAGCAGCGCGTCGATCCGCTCCAACAGCCGCCGGTCGTCGTGGACAAAGGAGATCCCCACCGTCCCCGCCGAGGACTTGAAACAGACGGTCCCACACCCCTCCAGCAGGCCCCGTAGGAGTTGGCGGCGGTGCTCGTCGAAGGTGTCGAGGCGGTACCCCCCCGGTTGGCCGTCGATCGGCAGGCCGAAGGCGGCGCTCGCCCGGTCGGCGAGGTCGCCGAACACCTGCACCGTGAACTCCTCCTCGGCGCGCGTGATCGAGGTGTCGTGGGCGTACTCCCGTTCGACGATGCGGTCGTCGACGCCGGTCCCCCCCACGGTGTCGTCGGCCCCCGCGACCGCCGCCAGTCGCTCCGCGGCCGTCCCGTCGTTCGTCCGCACGGTCACGCAGTCGGCGGTCAGGTCGCCGTCGCCGGCGACCCGCCCCCAGAAGTACGCCGTCTCGGGGTGGGCCGCGAGCATGTCCGCGGGTGGGTCGAGCGCGCTCATCGTTCCTCCACGGTGATGGCGTCGACCGGACAGGCCGCGGCGGCCCCTCGGGCGTCCGCTATGCGGTCGTCGTCGCAGTCGAGGGCCACCGTCCCCTCCGTCTTGGCCCCCGCGACCGTCGCCAGCCCGTCGTCGGCCTCGACGAAGCGGTCGTCGCGGACCAGACAGGCGAAGATGCCCTCACAGGCGCCGCGGTCGAGTCGGATGCGATAGCGGGTCATCAGTAGTCGTACTTGCTCTCGTAGCCCCGCGGCGTGACCATCCGTCCGTCCCAGACGTACGTCTCCTCGTTGCCGACGATGATCGTCGTCGTCATGTCGATCAGGTCGGTCTCGCCCAGGCCCTCCAGGTCGCCGAGGTCGACGATTTCGGTCTTCTCGTCCTCGCGGCCCGCGCCGTGGACGATCCCCACCGGCGTCTCCGGATCGCGGTGTTCCAGCAGGATCTCGCAACACTTCTCGAAGTTCTCGCGGCGCTTCCGGCTCCACGGGTTGTAGATGGCGACGGTGAACCCTTCCTTGGCGGCGGCGTGGAGGCGCGACTCGATCGTCGGCATGTCGGTGAGGTGGTCCGACAGCGAGATGGAGACGGTGTCGTTGACCAGTGGCGCGCCCAGCCGTGCCCCACAGGACTGTGCGGCGGGGACGCCGGGAACCACCTCGAAGTCGACCATCGAGGCCGTTCCACCCTTGGATTCGAGGATCTCCAGCGCCAGCCCCGCGAGCGCGTAGACGTTCGGGTCGCCGCTCCCGATGATCGCCACGTCGTTGCCCGCGAGCGCGCGGTCGATGGCCTCCTCGGTGCGCGAGACTTCGCCGCACATCGGCGTGTCGTACAGCTCGTCGGCCGACTCGGTCACCTCGTCGGGCAGGAGGTCGACGTACGTGGTGTAGCCGACGACGTGTTCCGCGTCGAGCAACGCCCCGCGGGCGCGCTCGGTCATTCCTTCGGGTTGGCCGGGGCCGAGGCCGACCGCCACGAGGCGGCCGGGGTCGGCGTCGAAGTCGTCGACGGTCGAGCCCACCTTCTCGTCGGTCGACCCGCCGCCACAGGACGATCCGCTCCCCGACGAATCGTCGGCCGAGGCGCCGCATTTCGACGCCGTCGTCTCCGTGTCGGTCGTTGTCGACGCGCCGCATTTCGAGTCGGTTGCTTCGGCCTCGGTCGTCGCCGACGCCCCGCAGGTCGTCTCCGTCTCGGTACTCGCCGTCGTGTCAGTGTCTTCGGTACTCATTGTCAGAAGTCGTCGACGTCACGCCCGCCGCGCGGGGTGACGAGGTGGTCGCCGTGGTCGTTCGTCCAGATGGTCGTCTCGGCGTTGCCAACGATGATCGAAGTGCCCATGCCTCCGACCTCGTCGTCGTGGGCGGTCGCCTCGCCGAGAGTGGTGATGGTGTGTGTCTCGCCGTCGCGGTTGCGCCCCGCGTCCTCGCGGCCGGCGTCGTTGACGATTGCGATGGGCACGTCGTCGGCGCGTTCCTGTCGGATCACGTCGATCGCTCGCTCGTAGTCCCGCCAGCAGTTGTAGAGGACGATCACGAACCCGCTGATCGCGGCCGCGCGGAGTTTCTCCTCGATCTCGTCCCACCCGCGCCACTTGTCGGACAGCGATACCGTACAGAAGTCGTTCGAGAGGGGCGCGCCGACGTTGGCCGCGCCGCCCAGCGCCGCGGTGACGCCCGGAACGACCTCGATCGGCACGTCCCTAACGTCGTCCTCCTCGGCCATCAGGTAGAGCAGGTCGCTCTTGCCGTAGACGTTCGGGTCACCTCCGGAGACGTGGACCACGTCCTCGCCCGCCCGCACCCGCTCGAACGCCTCGCGCGCGAGTTCGATCTGTCGCCCCATCGACGACCTGACGATCTCTTGCCGGCTACCGTCCGGCCGGACCGCGACGTGGCCCTCGGCGTCGGTGTGGGTGCTCTCGACGGCGTCGACGGCTTCGCCGTCACCGGACTCCGTCCGGTTGCCCGAGGAGCGTCGCTCCTCGCCGTCCCCCCGAGGCGTCCCCGACGCCTCGCTCCCCCCGTCGGCCACGGCGTCCGCCGGCGGGAGCGTGCCGTCGCGACGGAGGAACTCCTGGTAGAGCGTCGAGGCGATCACGCAGTCGGCGGTGGCGATCACGTCCGTCGCTCGCTGGGTCATCGCGTGGGGGAGGCCGGGGCCGATGCCGACCACGTAGAGGGTCCCCATCCCGTCGGTGTCGGCGGCCATCAGCGACCCACCGCCACGGTCACCGCGTCGTCGAACCGCTCTTTCTCGCGGGCGAGTTCGTGGTCGCGGCCGCCGGCGATGGCCGACGCCTCCGCGATGCCCGGCCAGCCGATGAGTTCCTTCGACCGCGAGGGGCTGGGCCCCTCGAACGCCTCCAAGGTCCCCTTCTCGAAGAGGACGACGCCGAGACCGGCCTCCCGGGCCGCCTCGTAGAGTCCCGCCTCGCCCTCCTTGCGGGTGCCCGTCGCGACGAAGTCGACGTCGTCGAGGGTCAGATCGAGGTCGGACAGGGCCGCCTCCCACGCCTCGCGGACCTGGTGGGCGTCGACGCCCGACACCGTGCCGGTGCCGAGGACGACCCCCTCGTCGGCGTTGCGCTTGAGGACGGTCACGTCGTCGCCGACCAGTACCGCTCGGGGCCCGTCGAGGCGCGCGACCGGGCCGAGCTCCTCGTTCAGGACGGCGAGGTTGGTCGCCACGGTCGAGTCGCCGTTGACGACGTGGGTGTCGAGTGCCTTGGCCTTGCTCTCGACGCCCTGCTTGCCCGCCGCCTCGCTGGCGGTCGTCATCGCGGGCACCGCGCCCATCTCCGCGAGGTCGTTCGCCACCTGGTTGGCACCGTGGTGGCCGCCGGTGATGGGGATGGCCCACGTCAGTTCCTCGTCGACGACGACGATGGCGGGATCGTCCCACTTGTCGTCGAGCAGCGGCGCGGTCTTGCGCATCGCGATCCCCGAGGCCATCAGGCCGACGAAGCAGTCGTACTCGCCCCAGAGGTCGGCGAAGACGTCGCCGTGGTACTCGACGACGTCGACCGTCTCGTAGCCCTGACCGATCCCCGCCTCGATCTCTCGGGCCGTGTCCAGTTTCCGCTCGAAGCTGATGATCGCTATCTCCTCGGCCACCTCGCCGTCCGAATCCGGCGTCGAACAGTGGCCGCCCGAGTCGTCTCCGTCCGTCGTGGTGTCGCTGTCCGTGCTCATTAGTCGTCGGCCTCCGTCGCGTCGCCGCTCGCCCAGTCGCCGTACAGGTAGGACCGTTCGTACCCCTCGGTGCTCCCGCCCCGCACCGCCTCGCCGATCACGACCAGCGCCGAGGCACGGTAGCCCGCCTCGGCCACCCGGTCGCCGATGGTGGCGACCGTCCCCTCGATTACGTCCTCGTCGGGCCACGAGGCGTGGTAGATCACCGCGACCGGCGTCTCGGGGTCGTGGCCGGCCTCCAGCAGGCGGTCCATCGTCTCCGCAACCGCGTGGGTGCCGAGGTAGATGCAGGTGGTCACGTCGCCCATCCCGACGAACTCCGCGATGTGGTCCTCATCGGGGTCGAGGGTCTTCCCCTGTGGCCGGGTGAAGGCGACGTGGTTGGCGACGCCGTTGAGCGTCAACTGGGTCCGCAGGGTCGCACTCGCGGCGAACGCCGAGGTGACGCCGGGGACGATGTAGGTCGGGACGTCCTCCCGTTCGAGGGCGTCCATCTGTTCGAGCGCCGCGCCGTAGACTGCCGGATCGCCGCTGTGGAGGCGGACGACCGTCCGCCCGTCCTCGTAGGCGTCGCGCATGAGCGGGATCAGTTCCTCGAGGTCCTTCCCGACGCTCGACACCCGTTCGGCGTCGGCGCAGTAGCGCTCCAGCAGTTCGCTGTTGACGAGCGACCCCGCGTGGACCACGAGGTCCGCCGCCTCGACGAGTTCGCGCCCGGTGACGGTCAGCAAGCCGGGATCGCCCGGCCCCGCGCCGATGAAGGGGATGCCCTCGCCGCGGTCGCCCGCCGACCGCTCGGCGATGCGGGGGTCGCGCTCTTCGCGGCGCGCCTCGGCCTCGGCGTCGATGGCCGCCTGTGGGTCGGTCATCGGGGCGGCACCTCCGGCACCACGTCGCCACAGGCCTCGCCCTCGGCGCGTTCCCACGCGATGGGGTCGACGGGCGACCCGCAAGTCCCCTCCCCGTCCTCGTCGTCGACGGGTTCGCCCCCGTCGGTGGCCGTCCGTGCCTCGTCGAACGCCGCCGTCGCCGGCGTCGTCTCCAACTCCCGCTTCTCCGCGTAGGCCAGCGTGTAGTAGTCCCGGTCCTCGAGCGCAGACGGATCCTCGGTGACGACCGTCTCCCCCTGTTCCATGAACAGGCGGCGGCCGTACTGCACGTCGTAGCCGGCGTCGACGAGGCCCTCGTGGGTCGCGGGCACGTCGGTCACCTTGAACAGGATCATGCGGTCTGGCCCGGTCGGGGCCGCGCCGCGGGCGGCCTCGCGGAGCGCGAGGCTCGACCCCGCCGCGACCTCCACGCCCAGCGCCGTCGCGAACGCGGTGACGGCGCTCACCCCCGGCACGACCTCGAGGTCGACGGCCGGGTGGAAGGTATCGAGCGTCCGCCGGAGGTGGCCGAAGGTCGAGTAGACGTTCGGGTCGCCGAGGGTGACGAACGCGACGGTGCCCTCTCGGGCACGGGGGGCGATTTCGGCCGCCGCCGCCTTCCACGCCCGCCGGAGTTCGTCGTCGTCGCGGGTCATCGGGAAGTCGAGGTCACCGATCTTCGACTCCGGGACGTGGTCGGTCGCCACGGTCTTGGAGAGGCGGCCGGGCGAGTACACCACGTCCGCGCCCTCGAGGGCGCGCTTGCCCCGAACGGTCACGAGGTCGGCATCACCGGGGCCGAGACCGACGCCGTACAGCGTCATCGCTCCCCCTCGTCGACGCCGCCGACGAGCATGTACACCGGGTTGTCCGAGTCGAAACTCGTCGCGCCCGCGAGGTCGTAGCCGTGGCTCACTTGAAACTGCACCACCTCGTCGAGCAAGTCCCGGTCGCGGAAGGCCCGAGTCGCCTCGCCCGCCACCTCCAGTCGCGAGACGTTCATCACGACCCGGTCCACGCCGGTCTCGACGGCGTAGTCGAGCACCGCCTCGTAGTTTCGACTCCCGCCCAGAAACAGGGCGTCGGCGTCGTCGGGCAACCCCTCGGGGGCTTCGGCCTCCCGGAGATCGACTGGCGTCGTCACGTCGTTGGCGTCGAGGTTCTTGCGCGCGACCGAGAGCCGTTCGGGCTTTCGCTCGACGGCGGTGACGCGCCCGGCACGACGCGCCGCCTGAACCGTGACGGCACCGGTACACGGGCCGACCTCGGCGAAGTGGTCGTCCGGGTGCAAGTCGAGTTTGTCGAGGAGGACCGCCCGGACCTCCGACTTGGTCGGGCCGGCCTTCGCGTCGTGAGGGAGCGCTACGCTGGACATCGACGGAAACAACTACCGTGGACCGTAAAACAATTTTGGTTGATTTAATAAAACTGCACTTTCAAAAATCGGCGGAGTGACGCAACTATGGCAAAAATACTTGAGTAGCCGGTTCGCAGTGGGCGTGATGGCAGAGAACGCCGACGGGGGGTCGGGCGTCCTCCGGAGCAAGCGCTCGGCGACACGGTATCAGATTCTGGTCGGCATCGCCGAGCGACAGCCGGCGGTCAGCCAGCAGGAGATTGCGGACGCCGTCGGCATCACGGCCCAGGCGGTGAGCGACTACGTCCAAGACCTGGTCGAGGAAGGGTACGTCCGGAGTCCGGGACGGGGCCGCTACGAGGTGACCAAGGAGGGCGTCGACTGGCTCATCGGCCGGACGGACGAGCTCCGGGAGTTCGTCACCCACGTCTCCGAGGACGTGATCGGTCAGGTGGAGATCGAGACCGCCCTCGCGACCGCCCGGATCGAGGAGGGTGACGCCGTCTCGCTCTCGATGCGGGACGGCGTCCTCCGCGCGACCCCCGGCGCGGCCGGGAGTACAACTGCGGTTGCAGTCACGAGCGCCGACCCGGAGGGCGACGTCGGCGTCACCGACTTCGAGGGCGTCCTCGACTACGACCTCGGGCGGGTGACGGCCGTCTCGATCCCCCGGGTACAGGACGGCGGGAGTGGGGCGGTGGCGACGGGAACGGTCGTCGACCACGCCACAGAGAGTGACCTGGTGGCGACTGCGGGGACCGAGGCGTTGGCGACCGCGCGGGCGGCCGGCCTCGCTCCCGACGTGCGCTTTGGTACCCCGCAGGCGGTCGGCGAGGCCGCCGCCCGCGGGTTGGACGTGTTGCTTCTGGCCGTGGCCGACGAACTCTCGACCCACCTCGATCACCTCCGCGACGACAGTATCAACTACGAAGTCGTCGACACGGCGGAGTAGTCGGACCGCCGCTCACACCACGACCGTCCCGCCCAGTTCGGGTGCCTCGGCGTCGAACCCGTCGGCCCGGAGTTCCTCGGCGAACCACGCACACCGGTCGCCGTGGTTCACCAGTATCCGGCTGTCGCGGTACGAATCGAGCACCGACACCAGCCCCTCACGGTCGGCGTGGGCAGAGAAGTCGTACTGTTCGACCTGCGCAGCGACGGGCATTACCCGTCCGTCGATTTCGGCTCGCCCCGTCTCGATCAGGCTCCGACCCGGCGTCCCCTCCACTTGGTAGCCGGTCATGGTGATCTTGTTGGTCGGATTGGTTCGAATCGCGGGGATGTACGTCATCGCGGGGCCGCCGGAGAGCATCCCGCTCGTGGTGATGATCGCCGCTCGCTGGTCCGTGATCCGCTCGCGCTGTCCGTCGCGGCCGGTGACGAAGCGAGCGTGGGACTTCGCCCGCCGAAGCGCGTCCGCGTCGCGGACGAACTCGGGGTGGCGCCGGAGCATCTCGGTGACGTCTTTACCCATCCCGTCGACGTAGCAGGGGATGTCGTGGGCCTCGCAGACGAGCATCATCTCCTGAGTCCGTCCGATGGCGAAGGCCGGGACGACGACCGTCCCGCCCTCCCACAGCGTCGTCTTGACGCTCTCGGCGAACCGTTCCTCGACCACACCTCGGCGCTCGTGGTCCACGTCGGCGTAGGTGCTCTCGCAGACGACGACGTCGGCTTCGGGGCGTGCCGTCGTCCCGGGGACGAGTCGCTGGCCGTTCGGTCCGTTCCGGTCGTCCGCACTCCCCGAGTCCCCCCCGTCGTCGGTGTGGAAGTCGCCGGTGTACAGCAGACGGGTGTCGCCGTCGCTGACCGAGACGTGCGCGCTCCCCGGGATGTGTCCCGCGTCGAAGAACGTCACCTCGTGGCCGGCGGCCTCGAACGACTCCCCGTAGCCGTGGGTTTCGGACACCTCGGTGACCCGCTTGACGTCGTTCTCGGTGAACGGACACTGGAGCGTGCCGCCGAAGCGTCCTTGACGCTTCGAGCCACCCCTCGCTCCGCTCGCGGAGACGCCGTGGAGTTTCAGCGTGTCGCGGGCGAGCGTGAGCGCGAGTTCTCGGGTCGGTGGCGTCCAGTGGATCGGCGGCCGGGCGTCGCCCGACAGCAGCGACGGAATCGCGCCGACGTGGTCGAGGTGGCCGTGGGAGACGACGACCGAGTCGGGGCTGGGCGTCTCCACGGGGAACTGCGGCGGCGTGTCGGTCAACATACCGAAATCGAGGAGGAGGGAGTCGTTCACGAGGACGGCGCTTCGTCCGACCTCGCGTGCGCCGCCGAGAAACCGGAGCTTCATCGCCCGTCGGTAGCCGGCCGCGCCGTTAGTGTCCGTCGCTTTCGCTCTCCGGCTTCGACTCGTACTCGATCCGATCGACGCTCTCCCCCTTCGAGACGCGGTTCGTGATCCGGACCCGCCCCACCGCCCCGAGGCGGTCGACGTGCGTCCCGCCACAGGGACACAGGTCGAAGTCGCCGATGGCGACGACACGGAGCGGGTCGACGTGCTCGGGTATCTGGTCGAGTTGGGTCCGCCCCTCAGGAACCGCCGCCTCGACCGCCTCGCGGGGTCGTTCTTCCTTCTCGACCGGGAGGGCCCGATCGATCACCTCGTTCGACCGCCGCTCGATGATCGACAGATCCTCGTCGTCGAAGTCGCCCGGTTCGAAGTCGATCCACGCGCCGTCGACCGACACCCGGTTTCCCACGGTCGCCGCCCCGTACGCGTCGAGGACGACCCGCGAGACGACGTGTTGGGCGGTGTGCATCCGCCGGAGTCGGTCGCGGCGATCGGCGTCGATCCGACCGGTGACCGTCGTCCCCGCCTCGGGGCGGTCGCCCTCCACCGTCCCGACGTGGTGGCGCACGTCGCCGTGATTCTTCTCCGCGTCGACGACGGTCGCCCGCCCGCCGTCCCACGACAGCGTCCCCCAGTCCGGCGGTTGCCCGCCGCCACCCGGGTAGAAGTGCGTCCCGTCGAGGACGAGGTAGTCGTCGGTCACCTCGACCACGGTCGCCTCGAACTCGGTGACGTCGTCGGCGTCGGGGAGGTAGCGCAGGTCCGTCATACCGGACCGATGGCGGCCGACGGACAAAAGGGTGTACTCCGGCCGAGCGAGACGACCCGACGCGGTCCCGGATTCCGGGAACGCGACCCGGGGTACTTTACACGTCGCCGCCGAGTTCGAGAGGAGGTGTGATAGCTATGCACGATCCGTCCGATTGGTCCCGGCGCGAGTTCGTGACCGCTTCCCTCCTCGGCACCGGCGCTATCGCCGGCTGCATGGCGCGAGGGCAACCAACCGACGCGAACGCCGACGACGCCCCCCGGTGTCTCGACGAGTGGCTGGCCGATGCGAACGCGTACGAGGGGGTGATCGACCGGTACGGCCCGGACGACACGCCGGAGGTGACTGTCGGCGACGCTCCCGGCGACGGCCACGGCTACGACGCCTTCGGTCCCGTGGCGATCCGCGTCCCGCCGGGAACGACCGTCGAGTGGACGTGGAGTGGTCGAAGCGACCCCGAAAACGTCGTCGCCCTCGACGGTTCGTTCGACAGCGGCGACCCCGTCGCAACCCACGGCGAAACTTTCGCGCACACGTTCGAAGAGCGCGGGACGTACCGCTACGTCTCGGAACCGAGT includes the following:
- a CDS encoding halocyanin domain-containing protein gives rise to the protein MHDPSDWSRREFVTASLLGTGAIAGCMARGQPTDANADDAPRCLDEWLADANAYEGVIDRYGPDDTPEVTVGDAPGDGHGYDAFGPVAIRVPPGTTVEWTWSGRSDPENVVALDGSFDSGDPVATHGETFAHTFEERGTYRYVSEPSRDDGMRGAVVVADPPESDYPAVDSWLADVNTYDGTVVDDVDTPSPIVTVASAAGERPFTFSPPAVRVGVGATVRWVWRGNGPHNVVFEDVDVRSEVRTDPGVGFEHAFEEPGVYRYACDPHHTLGAKGALVVEEE